In one Pseudomonas sp. 31-12 genomic region, the following are encoded:
- a CDS encoding spermidine synthase, whose product MKRFVLLDTAPIPENGGALCLFEYGEDFVIKIQGGDGGQLMNTRMHGSEDALAEIPCRKVAGRPNSRVLIGGLGMGFTLASALKHLGKTAEVVVAELVPGVVEWNRGPLGEKAGNPLLDPRTVIRMEDVAKVLQAEPQGFDAIMLDVDNGPEGLTQRANSWLYSAGGLSACAKALRPKGVLAVWSASADKQFSDKLKKAGFKAEEVQVFAHGNKGTRHTIWIAEKLKG is encoded by the coding sequence ATGAAACGTTTCGTTCTGCTCGACACCGCCCCTATCCCTGAAAACGGCGGCGCCTTGTGCCTCTTCGAGTATGGCGAGGATTTCGTCATCAAGATCCAGGGCGGCGACGGCGGGCAGTTGATGAACACGCGCATGCACGGTTCCGAAGATGCCCTCGCCGAGATTCCGTGCCGCAAAGTGGCGGGCCGGCCGAACTCGCGGGTGCTGATCGGCGGTCTCGGCATGGGTTTCACCCTCGCCTCGGCCCTCAAGCATTTGGGCAAGACCGCTGAAGTGGTGGTCGCCGAGCTGGTGCCTGGCGTGGTGGAGTGGAATCGCGGGCCGTTGGGAGAGAAAGCCGGAAATCCGCTGCTCGACCCGCGCACTGTGATTCGCATGGAAGACGTGGCCAAAGTCCTGCAAGCCGAGCCCCAAGGTTTCGACGCGATCATGCTCGACGTCGACAACGGCCCCGAAGGCCTGACCCAGCGGGCCAACAGCTGGCTTTACTCCGCCGGTGGCCTGAGCGCCTGCGCCAAGGCCCTGCGGCCCAAAGGCGTGCTGGCGGTGTGGTCGGCCAGCGCCGACAAGCAGTTTTCCGACAAACTGAAGAAAGCCGGTTTCAAGGCCGAGGAAGTCCAGGTCTTCGCCCACGGCAACAAAGGCACGCGCCACACCATCTGGATTGCCGAGAAGCTCAAGGGCTGA
- a CDS encoding YajD family HNH nuclease: MSSSTPTNTSKLDRILADNQRDKEMGYRDKALKMYPHVCGRCAREFSGKRLSELTVHHRDHNHDNNPQDGSNWELLCLYCHDNEHSRYTDQQYFHEGSLSTPKIAKATHNPFAALAGLMKKDD, translated from the coding sequence ATGAGTTCGTCAACGCCGACCAATACCTCGAAGCTGGATCGCATCCTCGCCGACAACCAGCGCGACAAGGAAATGGGTTACCGCGACAAGGCCCTGAAGATGTACCCGCACGTGTGCGGCCGCTGCGCCCGTGAGTTCTCCGGCAAGCGCCTGAGCGAACTGACCGTGCACCACCGCGACCACAACCACGACAACAACCCGCAGGACGGCTCGAACTGGGAATTGTTGTGCCTGTATTGCCACGACAACGAACACTCGCGGTATACCGACCAGCAGTATTTTCACGAAGGTTCGCTGAGCACGCCGAAAATCGCCAAGGCGACGCATAACCCGTTTGCGGCGTTGGCTGGTCTGATGAAGAAAGACGACTGA
- a CDS encoding DUF2892 domain-containing protein, with the protein MSELKRVERIESTPFQTHSEQNVHGWERVGSLAGGVLMVGKGLRRGGIFGLIQVAIGGVALARGITGHSSAKSLLEKSRQDMNTVRAKIERAGEELSKLKANAEAATNTATVTGNDSLKSPKTGV; encoded by the coding sequence ATGAGCGAACTCAAACGCGTAGAACGCATCGAATCCACCCCGTTCCAGACCCATTCCGAGCAAAACGTTCACGGCTGGGAGCGCGTTGGCTCGCTTGCCGGTGGCGTGCTGATGGTGGGCAAGGGCCTGCGCCGCGGCGGTATTTTCGGGTTGATCCAGGTGGCGATCGGCGGTGTAGCACTGGCTCGCGGGATTACCGGGCACAGCTCGGCCAAAAGCCTGCTGGAGAAAAGCCGTCAGGACATGAACACCGTTCGGGCGAAGATCGAGCGGGCCGGGGAAGAATTGAGCAAGTTGAAGGCGAATGCCGAGGCGGCGACCAATACCGCTACGGTGACCGGGAATGATTCGTTGAAGTCGCCCAAGACCGGGGTTTGA
- a CDS encoding YcgN family cysteine cluster protein: MAAKVEPFWIRKTLDQLDPQEWESLCDGCGLCCLQKLEDEEDNSVYYTRIACKLLDLKTCQCTDYPNRRDFVPDCIQLTPGKADEFKWLPPTCGYRLVSEGKDLPLWHHLVCGDRDAVHHERISQSGRMLAEGSVAEDDWEDHLIFRAG; this comes from the coding sequence ATGGCCGCCAAAGTCGAACCCTTCTGGATACGCAAAACCCTCGATCAACTCGATCCGCAGGAGTGGGAATCGCTGTGCGACGGCTGTGGCCTGTGCTGCCTGCAAAAGCTCGAAGATGAAGAGGACAACTCGGTCTATTACACGCGCATCGCCTGCAAGCTGCTGGACCTGAAAACCTGCCAGTGCACCGACTACCCGAACCGCCGCGACTTCGTCCCCGATTGCATCCAGCTCACGCCGGGCAAGGCTGACGAGTTCAAATGGCTGCCGCCGACTTGCGGCTATCGTCTGGTCAGCGAAGGCAAGGACTTGCCCCTGTGGCATCACCTGGTGTGCGGTGATCGCGATGCGGTGCACCACGAACGTATTTCCCAGTCCGGGCGCATGCTCGCCGAAGGCAGCGTGGCCGAAGACGACTGGGAAGATCATCTGATTTTCCGGGCAGGCTGA
- a CDS encoding cyclic nucleotide-binding domain-containing protein — MSEPTLLNNEIRDWLMDCGLFDQLLPADFAAASGYFSISTIPEGEEIFHEGDAGSFMCIIHTGQVSVQKTSGDGQLVNMATLRSGRSFGEMAVLDGERRSASCVAASNCQLLNLGKDSLEKMINDAPKIAAKIIRALAVALSKRLRMADGQLLSQQV, encoded by the coding sequence ATGTCAGAACCGACCTTACTGAACAACGAAATCCGCGACTGGCTGATGGACTGCGGCCTGTTCGATCAACTGCTGCCGGCGGACTTCGCCGCCGCCTCCGGCTACTTCAGCATCAGCACCATCCCCGAAGGCGAAGAGATTTTCCATGAGGGTGATGCCGGCAGCTTCATGTGCATCATCCACACAGGCCAGGTGTCGGTGCAGAAGACCAGCGGCGACGGGCAATTGGTGAACATGGCCACCTTGCGCAGCGGTCGCTCGTTCGGCGAAATGGCGGTGCTCGATGGCGAACGCCGTTCGGCCAGTTGCGTGGCCGCCAGTAACTGTCAGTTGCTGAACCTGGGCAAGGACTCCCTGGAAAAGATGATCAATGATGCGCCGAAAATCGCCGCCAAAATCATCCGCGCCCTCGCCGTCGCACTCTCCAAACGCCTGCGCATGGCCGACGGCCAACTGCTCTCGCAACAGGTTTAA
- a CDS encoding RNA methyltransferase — MADKRYSCIGLYNPKSPENVGSVMRAAGCYGVASVFYTGKRYERAADFVTDTKRVHYDIPLIGIDDLKKILPLGCVPVAVELVEGARSLPEYTHPDRALYIFGPEDGSLDKEIRDWCEDVVYIPTTGCMNLAATVNVVLYDRMSKGLNTRSGAKFR, encoded by the coding sequence GTGGCAGACAAACGGTACAGCTGCATTGGTTTGTATAACCCCAAATCACCGGAAAACGTCGGCTCGGTGATGCGCGCCGCCGGCTGCTATGGCGTGGCGTCCGTGTTCTACACCGGCAAGCGTTATGAACGCGCTGCCGACTTCGTCACCGACACCAAGCGCGTCCACTACGACATCCCGCTGATTGGCATCGACGACTTGAAAAAAATCCTGCCATTGGGCTGCGTGCCCGTCGCGGTGGAGCTGGTCGAAGGCGCTCGTTCGCTGCCGGAATACACCCATCCGGACCGCGCGCTGTACATCTTCGGCCCGGAAGACGGTTCGCTGGATAAAGAGATTCGCGACTGGTGCGAAGACGTGGTCTACATCCCGACCACTGGCTGCATGAACCTGGCCGCCACAGTCAACGTCGTGCTCTACGACCGCATGTCCAAGGGACTCAATACCCGTTCCGGGGCAAAATTCCGCTGA